In Archangium violaceum, the following are encoded in one genomic region:
- a CDS encoding class I SAM-dependent methyltransferase, with protein MTSTLLFLLLLTVLLAGMLSIVFHTLRTGISPMPTSGKVRRQLLSLLPEDLEGTVLELGSGWGTLAFALADHCPRARVVAFELSPLPYAFSWLRQRLAPRPNLRLLREDFFRASFSEASTVVCYLFPGAMTRLAPRLAGELSPGTRVLSHTFALRGWKPLRTLVVDDLYRTPIYLYEVPAREARLSSIEG; from the coding sequence GTGACGAGCACCCTCCTCTTCCTGCTGCTGCTGACCGTCCTGCTCGCGGGGATGCTGTCCATCGTCTTCCACACGCTGAGGACCGGCATCTCCCCCATGCCCACCTCCGGGAAGGTGCGCCGCCAGCTGCTCTCCCTGCTGCCGGAGGACCTCGAGGGCACCGTGCTCGAACTGGGCTCGGGCTGGGGGACGCTGGCCTTCGCGCTGGCGGACCACTGCCCCCGCGCCCGGGTGGTGGCCTTCGAGCTGTCTCCCCTGCCCTACGCCTTCTCGTGGCTGCGCCAGCGCCTCGCGCCACGCCCCAACCTCCGGCTCCTGCGCGAAGACTTCTTCCGCGCCTCCTTCTCCGAGGCTTCGACCGTCGTCTGCTACCTCTTCCCCGGCGCGATGACGCGGCTGGCGCCCAGACTGGCCGGGGAGCTCTCCCCGGGGACGCGCGTCCTCAGCCACACCTTCGCGCTCCGGGGGTGGAAGCCGCTGCGCACCCTCGTGGTGGACGACCTGTACCGCACCCCCATCTACCTCTACGAAGTCCCCGCCCGGGAGGCCCGGCTCAGCTCCATTGAAGGGTGA
- a CDS encoding sensor histidine kinase, giving the protein MLRRLLPTLSALVLGLAGLGWGLWQLQRIFATEREDARASLRSRREALEQYALASLSQVVREKLEAARPALELAAADPLAPAQGLYLRERGEQLLPRLALHDSGQDTPARDRYTRLRAGTEVADEEDGPWVERLALMSAVERALDRRDGRAATEALVAFLHHRSRYVLASTRDVPGHLVVLETLAERGNVVPQLMQSLVREGLDESKGGRMDGLQRLLLLKRSRFTRADFDFLRERVVALSTRTGTPVMDFEARTAELAAAPLPLPASLAGPVLVRSGWYLEPRDEGYARGVAVDPGALLESLAREMRERGLLGPEGHVRLRGEDEVLPLATLRLDVETPEWAREESALEQRYQLKTGMVVLCAGLALTIAALAFLGQQRKSRFLELKSDFVATVSHELRTPLASIRLLAETLEWRLAQGVESRDYPARIIHEADGLGFLVENLLSFNRIDKGRWVPHLSLVRLEELVATLRRDLEGWARVPVELTSDVGERELLADPQLLRLLLANLARNACAYNTRNPVRLRLEALADGRVRFSDNGVGIPEAEWERIFGEFYRLRGQGREVPGSGLGLALCQRIVRLHGGTLRVAASNPEGTTFELTFPERR; this is encoded by the coding sequence ATGCTCCGCAGGCTGCTCCCCACCCTCTCCGCCCTCGTGCTCGGCCTCGCCGGGCTCGGATGGGGCCTGTGGCAACTGCAGCGCATCTTCGCCACCGAGCGCGAGGATGCGCGGGCCTCGCTCCGCTCCCGGCGCGAGGCCCTCGAGCAGTACGCCCTCGCCTCCCTGAGCCAGGTGGTGAGGGAGAAGCTGGAAGCGGCGCGGCCCGCGCTGGAGCTCGCCGCGGCCGATCCACTCGCGCCCGCCCAGGGCCTCTATCTGCGCGAGCGCGGAGAGCAACTGCTGCCACGGCTGGCCCTCCATGACTCGGGACAGGATACGCCCGCGCGAGACCGGTACACACGGCTGCGCGCCGGTACCGAGGTGGCCGACGAGGAGGATGGCCCCTGGGTGGAGCGGCTCGCCCTGATGAGCGCGGTGGAACGGGCGCTCGACCGGAGAGACGGGCGCGCCGCCACCGAGGCACTCGTGGCCTTCCTCCACCATCGCAGCCGGTACGTGCTCGCCTCCACGCGGGATGTGCCAGGCCATCTGGTGGTGCTGGAGACGCTGGCGGAGCGGGGGAACGTGGTACCGCAGCTCATGCAGTCGCTGGTCCGCGAAGGGCTGGACGAGAGCAAGGGGGGACGGATGGATGGACTGCAACGGCTGCTCCTCCTCAAACGCTCGCGCTTCACCCGCGCCGATTTCGACTTCCTGCGCGAGCGCGTGGTGGCGCTGTCCACGCGGACGGGAACGCCGGTGATGGACTTCGAGGCACGCACCGCGGAGCTCGCCGCCGCGCCCCTGCCCCTGCCCGCGTCGCTCGCCGGGCCCGTGCTGGTGCGCTCCGGCTGGTACCTGGAGCCGCGAGACGAGGGGTACGCCCGGGGCGTGGCGGTGGACCCTGGGGCGCTATTGGAGTCCCTCGCCCGGGAGATGCGCGAGCGCGGGCTGCTCGGCCCCGAGGGACACGTGCGCCTGCGCGGGGAGGACGAGGTCCTGCCGCTCGCGACCCTGCGCCTGGACGTGGAGACGCCCGAGTGGGCGCGGGAGGAGAGCGCGTTGGAGCAGCGCTACCAGCTGAAGACGGGCATGGTGGTGCTGTGCGCGGGGCTCGCCCTCACCATCGCCGCGCTCGCCTTCCTGGGCCAGCAGCGCAAGTCCCGGTTCCTCGAGCTCAAGAGCGACTTCGTGGCCACCGTCTCGCACGAGCTGCGCACGCCGCTGGCCTCCATCCGGCTGCTCGCCGAGACACTCGAGTGGCGGCTGGCCCAGGGCGTCGAGTCGCGCGACTACCCCGCGCGCATCATCCACGAGGCGGACGGGCTGGGGTTCCTCGTGGAGAACCTCCTCTCCTTCAACCGCATCGACAAGGGCCGCTGGGTGCCCCACCTCTCGCTCGTGCGGCTGGAGGAGCTGGTGGCCACGCTGCGGCGCGACCTGGAGGGCTGGGCCCGGGTGCCGGTGGAGCTGACGTCCGACGTGGGCGAGCGCGAGCTGCTCGCGGACCCGCAGCTCCTGCGGCTGCTGCTGGCCAACCTCGCGCGCAATGCCTGCGCCTACAACACGCGCAACCCCGTGCGCCTGCGCCTGGAAGCGCTCGCGGACGGACGGGTGCGCTTCTCGGACAATGGCGTGGGCATCCCCGAGGCCGAGTGGGAGCGCATCTTCGGCGAGTTCTACCGGCTGCGCGGGCAGGGACGAGAGGTGCCCGGCAGCGGCCTCGGCCTCGCCCTGTGTCAGCGCATCGTGCGCCTGCATGGAGGCACCCTGCGCGTGGCGGCCTCCAACCCCGAGGGCACCACGTTCGAGCTTACCTTTCCGGAGCGACGCTGA
- a CDS encoding CapA family protein, which yields MPEPEHIGELSSPASALTVFLCGDVMTGRGIDQAFPHPCPPELHEPYVRDARDYIALAEDRNGSIPRPVGLDHVWGDALAELARRAPDVRLINLETSITTSEAWWPDKDIHYRMNPAHVACLTTARIDCCALANNHVLDWGYEGLRETLATLRSAGIATAGAGAHLEEARAPAVLDVPSKGRVAVFSLGSESSGIPPTWAAGVDRPGVELLADLTPTTARHVGARVRAINRAGDLVIASIHWGSNWGYQVPSAQREFARALIDEAGVDVVHGHSSHHPRGIEVYRERLILYGCGDFLNDYEGIRGYEGFRGDLTLMYFVTLEPTSGRLLSLRMTPMQVRRFRECRVSAADARWLQGILNREGRRFGTHVLLEEDDTLTLQWS from the coding sequence ATGCCAGAGCCGGAGCACATTGGCGAGCTTTCTTCCCCGGCGAGCGCGCTCACCGTCTTCCTCTGTGGCGACGTGATGACCGGGCGAGGCATCGACCAGGCGTTTCCCCACCCGTGTCCACCCGAGCTGCACGAGCCCTATGTGCGGGACGCCCGGGACTACATCGCGCTGGCCGAGGATCGGAACGGCTCCATTCCCAGGCCCGTGGGCCTCGACCATGTCTGGGGTGATGCGCTCGCCGAGCTGGCGCGGCGTGCTCCGGACGTGCGGTTGATCAACCTGGAGACCAGCATCACCACCAGCGAGGCGTGGTGGCCGGACAAGGACATCCACTATCGGATGAACCCGGCGCACGTCGCCTGCCTCACCACCGCCCGCATCGACTGTTGCGCGTTGGCGAACAACCATGTGCTCGATTGGGGGTACGAGGGGCTCCGGGAGACGCTGGCCACCCTGCGGAGCGCGGGCATCGCCACCGCGGGAGCGGGAGCCCACCTGGAAGAAGCGCGGGCTCCCGCCGTGCTGGACGTCCCGAGCAAGGGCCGGGTCGCCGTGTTCTCGCTTGGGTCGGAAAGCAGTGGCATCCCACCGACGTGGGCGGCGGGGGTGGACAGGCCAGGGGTGGAGCTGCTGGCGGACCTGACGCCCACCACGGCCCGGCACGTCGGTGCGCGGGTGCGAGCCATCAATCGCGCGGGAGACCTCGTCATCGCCTCCATCCACTGGGGGAGCAACTGGGGTTACCAGGTGCCCTCCGCGCAGCGGGAGTTCGCACGGGCCCTCATCGACGAAGCGGGGGTGGATGTCGTCCACGGCCACTCTTCCCACCATCCCCGCGGCATCGAGGTCTACCGGGAGCGTCTCATCCTCTACGGCTGCGGGGACTTCCTGAACGACTACGAAGGCATCCGTGGCTACGAAGGCTTTCGGGGTGACCTGACCCTGATGTACTTCGTCACCCTGGAGCCCACGAGCGGCCGGCTGCTTTCCCTCCGCATGACGCCCATGCAGGTGCGCCGCTTCCGGGAGTGCCGGGTCTCCGCCGCCGACGCCAGGTGGTTGCAGGGCATCCTGAACCGGGAGGGCCGCCGATTCGGCACGCACGTCCTCCTGGAAGAGGACGACACGCTCACCCTTCAATGGAGCTGA
- a CDS encoding response regulator transcription factor — translation MTSPNPAILLVEDDLNLRLALRDNLENQGGYSVEEATTVAEARAHLARRAFQLILLDVMLPDGDGYTLCRTLRREGLETPVMMLTARTLEDDVVRGFESGAQDYLGKPYRLRELLARVGALVRRSGGVPTQVVRFAGYKMDLDRRKVETPEGKTVELTRTEFDLLAFFVRERERVLRRDEILDAVWGRDVVVDPHTVDNFVSSLKRKLGWNSTSRFALQTVRGVGYRLEVEG, via the coding sequence ATGACGTCTCCCAACCCCGCCATCCTCCTCGTGGAGGACGATCTCAACCTGCGGCTCGCGCTGCGCGACAACCTGGAGAACCAGGGTGGCTACAGCGTGGAGGAAGCAACCACCGTGGCCGAGGCGCGCGCGCACCTGGCCCGGCGCGCCTTCCAGCTCATCCTGCTCGACGTGATGCTGCCGGATGGGGACGGCTACACGCTGTGCCGCACCTTGCGCCGGGAGGGGCTGGAGACCCCGGTGATGATGCTCACCGCGCGCACGCTCGAGGACGACGTGGTGCGGGGCTTCGAGTCGGGCGCGCAGGACTACCTGGGCAAGCCCTACCGCCTGCGCGAGCTGCTCGCGCGGGTGGGAGCGCTGGTGCGGCGGAGCGGAGGTGTGCCCACGCAGGTGGTGCGCTTCGCGGGCTACAAGATGGACCTCGACCGGCGCAAGGTGGAGACGCCCGAGGGGAAGACGGTGGAGCTGACCCGCACCGAGTTCGACCTGCTGGCCTTCTTCGTGCGCGAGCGAGAGCGCGTCCTGCGCCGGGACGAGATTCTCGACGCCGTCTGGGGGCGCGACGTCGTCGTGGACCCGCACACGGTGGACAACTTCGTCTCGAGCCTCAAGCGCAAGCTGGGCTGGAACAGCACCTCGCGCTTCGCCCTCCAGACAGTGCGCGGCGTAGGCTACCGCCTGGAGGTGGAGGGGTGA